From Candidatus Hydrogenedentota bacterium, the proteins below share one genomic window:
- a CDS encoding anhydro-N-acetylmuramic acid kinase translates to MSGSSCDGIDAAFVRIKGTGSSIRLKLIAFATTPYTASIRERLLSPKLDT, encoded by the coding sequence ATGTCCGGCTCTTCCTGTGACGGGATCGACGCGGCATTTGTCCGAATTAAGGGAACCGGGAGCAGCATTCGACTTAAGTTGATCGCCTTCGCCACCACCCCGTACACGGCCTCAATCAGGGAAAGGCTGTTATCGCCCAAACTTGACACCC